Proteins encoded in a region of the Flavobacterium sp. MDT1-60 genome:
- the tpiA gene encoding triose-phosphate isomerase: MRKKIVAGNWKMHKNAEQTQELLSELITKIPAQTTAQVIVAPTFVNLQAAVAKVKNTTIGVAAQNVHQAEGGAFTGEISADMLTSIGVNTVILGHSERRAIFHETDALIANKVDTALKHDMTVIFCFGEELKDRQSGNHFNIVENQLRDGLFHIAKESWSKVVLAYEPVWAIGTGETASPEQAQEMHEFIREVVRKAFGADIADEVSILYGGSVKPDNAKEIFSKPDVDGGLIGGAALKADDFLAIVTAI, translated from the coding sequence ATGAGAAAAAAGATTGTTGCAGGAAACTGGAAAATGCATAAAAACGCAGAACAAACTCAAGAATTATTAAGTGAATTAATTACAAAAATACCTGCACAAACAACTGCTCAGGTAATTGTTGCGCCAACATTTGTAAACTTGCAGGCTGCAGTTGCAAAAGTAAAAAACACAACTATTGGAGTTGCTGCTCAAAACGTGCACCAGGCTGAAGGTGGTGCTTTTACAGGAGAGATTTCTGCAGATATGTTAACAAGCATTGGTGTAAATACCGTAATTCTTGGTCACTCTGAACGTCGTGCTATTTTTCATGAAACAGATGCATTGATCGCAAACAAAGTAGATACCGCTTTGAAACATGATATGACTGTAATTTTCTGTTTTGGAGAAGAATTAAAAGATCGTCAATCTGGAAATCACTTCAATATTGTAGAAAATCAATTACGTGACGGATTATTCCATATTGCAAAAGAATCCTGGTCAAAAGTTGTTTTAGCTTACGAGCCAGTTTGGGCAATTGGAACCGGAGAAACTGCTTCACCAGAACAAGCTCAGGAAATGCACGAATTCATTAGAGAAGTTGTTCGTAAAGCATTTGGTGCTGACATCGCCGATGAAGTTTCTATTTTATACGGTGGTTCTGTAAAACCAGACAACGCAAAAGAAATTTTCTCTAAACCAGACGTAGACGGTGGTTTAATTGGAGGTGCTGCATTAAAAGCTGATGATTTCTTAGCAATTGTTACAGCAATCTAG
- the prmA gene encoding 50S ribosomal protein L11 methyltransferase has product MSNIYLGYHFTIEPKEPGSEILIAELGEKAFETFTETENGISAYVKKDLWDENILDDIYILGSKEFKIEYTVEEIDQVNWNEEWEKNFEAIDVDGKCHVRAPFHPKTDAEFDIVIEPKMSFGTGHHETTHMMIQHLLEMDVAGLKTLDMGCGTAILAILAEMKGAQPIDAIDIDNWCYLNSIENAERNNCKHITVYEGDAALLAGKKYDLIIANINRNILLNDMQSYVDSLNPKGIILFSGFYEEDIPFIDASCTEKGLTYVKKFQRNNWVSLKYVN; this is encoded by the coding sequence ATGTCAAATATATATTTAGGATATCATTTTACGATTGAGCCAAAAGAACCGGGATCAGAAATTTTAATTGCCGAATTAGGTGAGAAAGCGTTTGAGACTTTTACAGAAACTGAGAATGGAATTTCGGCTTATGTGAAGAAAGATTTATGGGATGAAAACATTCTGGATGACATTTATATTTTAGGGTCGAAAGAATTTAAAATTGAATATACTGTTGAAGAAATCGATCAGGTAAACTGGAACGAAGAATGGGAAAAGAACTTTGAAGCGATTGATGTTGATGGAAAATGTCATGTTCGTGCCCCTTTTCATCCAAAAACGGATGCCGAATTTGATATTGTAATCGAACCAAAAATGAGTTTCGGAACAGGTCATCACGAAACAACACACATGATGATTCAGCATTTGTTAGAAATGGATGTTGCAGGTTTAAAAACTTTAGACATGGGTTGCGGAACTGCGATTTTAGCCATTTTAGCCGAAATGAAAGGCGCTCAGCCGATCGATGCTATTGATATCGATAATTGGTGTTATTTGAATTCAATTGAAAATGCAGAACGCAATAACTGCAAACATATCACCGTTTATGAAGGCGACGCTGCTTTATTAGCCGGTAAAAAATACGATTTGATTATCGCCAACATTAACCGAAATATTTTATTGAACGATATGCAAAGTTATGTTGACTCTTTAAATCCAAAAGGAATTATCCTTTTTAGCGGTTTTTATGAAGAAGATATTCCTTTTATCGATGCATCATGCACTGAGAAAGGATTAACCTATGTTAAAAAATTTCAAAGAAACAACTGGGTTTCATTAAAATACGTAAATTAG
- a CDS encoding ATP-dependent Clp protease adaptor ClpS: MSTKEKVRERVREKEAVGFNNEIIVYNDDVNTFDHVIDTLMRVCSHTAEQAEQCSLIVHYNGKCTVKTGPMDKLKPQCTQLLEAGLSAEIV; this comes from the coding sequence ATGAGTACTAAAGAAAAAGTAAGAGAAAGAGTTCGTGAAAAAGAAGCAGTTGGTTTCAATAATGAAATCATTGTTTATAATGACGATGTAAACACTTTTGATCACGTAATTGACACTTTAATGCGTGTTTGCAGTCACACGGCTGAACAGGCAGAACAATGTTCCTTAATCGTACATTACAATGGAAAATGCACTGTAAAAACAGGGCCAATGGACAAATTAAAACCCCAATGCACACAACTTTTGGAAGCTGGACTTAGCGCCGAAATTGTTTAG